From one Tetragenococcus osmophilus genomic stretch:
- the rplA gene encoding 50S ribosomal protein L1 — protein sequence MAKKSRKMQEALEKVDTSKAYSVDDAVALAKDTSIANFDATLEVAYRLNVDPKKADQQIRGAVVLPNGTGKTQTVLVFAKGDKAQEAEDAGADYVGESELADRIQQGWFDFDVVIATPDMMAQVGKLGRVLGPKGLMPNPKTGTVTMDVAKAVEEVKAGRVTYRVDRNGNIHAPIGKVSFDDNQLVENFKTVHDVIEKAKPSAAKGVYMKNITITPTFGPGIHVDPASF from the coding sequence ATGGCTAAAAAAAGCAGAAAAATGCAAGAAGCATTAGAAAAAGTTGACACATCAAAAGCTTATTCAGTTGATGATGCTGTTGCATTGGCAAAAGATACAAGTATTGCAAATTTTGACGCAACTTTAGAAGTTGCTTATCGTTTAAATGTTGACCCCAAAAAAGCAGACCAACAAATTCGTGGAGCAGTTGTTTTACCTAATGGTACTGGAAAAACTCAAACTGTTTTAGTGTTTGCTAAAGGAGATAAAGCACAAGAAGCTGAAGATGCTGGTGCTGATTATGTAGGTGAAAGTGAATTAGCTGACCGTATCCAACAAGGTTGGTTTGACTTTGATGTTGTTATCGCAACTCCGGATATGATGGCACAAGTAGGAAAACTTGGTCGTGTTTTAGGCCCTAAAGGTTTAATGCCTAACCCTAAAACTGGTACAGTTACAATGGACGTTGCTAAGGCCGTTGAAGAAGTTAAAGCTGGTCGGGTAACTTACCGTGTAGACCGTAACGGAAATATTCATGCACCAATTGGAAAAGTTTCATTTGACGATAACCAATTAGTAGAAAATTTCAAAACGGTTCATGATGTTATAGAAAAAGCTAAACCATCAGCAGCTAAAGGTGTTTACATGAAAAATATCACGATAACGCCAACTTTTGGTCCTGGTATTCATGTAGATCCAGCTTCATTTTAA
- a CDS encoding glycoside hydrolase family 1 protein, giving the protein MSHKFPKNFLWGASISAHQTEGAYKSDGKGLTVQDTRPRDNHEIADFTVASDHYHHYKEDIQLLAELGVQSFRFSISWARIFPSGSGEVNPSGIEHYQNVIDECLRHNIQPMITLNHFDLPQALEDIGGWSNRETVNAFKNYAETVFKAYGSQVKYWLTINEPNVMLLVDKKILGKQIPLKEKYQQFHHLMIAEKYAFKLCHELVENGQIGPVPNISLVYPATSKPLDNQAALYFNSVRNWAYLDFSCFGRYNTVFKDYLNQKEVSITFAAEDKNLMENHFPDFIAMNFYTTMTVEKPTDKNNMSEGISDQQSEDIMDWGFYKGVTNPYLKKNQFNWTIDPEGLKTTLQTLYDRYHLPIIITENGLGAKDQLTEEGKIHDPYRIDYIKQHLEQCLNAIEAGVDLFGYSPWSAIDLISVHEGISKRYGFIYADRTEKDLKQLKRYKKDSFFWYQKLIQTNEIPLERR; this is encoded by the coding sequence ATGTCACATAAATTTCCTAAAAACTTTCTATGGGGTGCTTCTATTAGCGCTCACCAAACAGAAGGCGCCTATAAAAGTGATGGTAAGGGCCTAACTGTCCAAGATACAAGACCACGCGACAATCATGAGATCGCTGATTTTACAGTGGCAAGCGACCATTATCATCATTATAAAGAAGATATTCAATTACTAGCAGAGCTAGGCGTACAAAGTTTTCGTTTTTCTATTTCTTGGGCTCGTATTTTCCCCTCAGGTAGTGGAGAAGTGAACCCATCTGGCATTGAGCACTATCAAAATGTCATTGATGAATGCTTACGCCATAATATTCAACCAATGATTACACTTAATCATTTTGACCTTCCCCAAGCTTTAGAAGATATTGGTGGCTGGTCCAATCGCGAAACGGTGAATGCCTTTAAAAATTATGCTGAGACAGTATTTAAAGCTTATGGTAGCCAAGTAAAATATTGGTTAACCATTAACGAACCTAATGTAATGTTATTGGTAGATAAAAAAATCTTAGGAAAACAAATTCCACTTAAAGAAAAATACCAACAATTTCATCATTTGATGATAGCAGAAAAGTATGCTTTTAAACTTTGTCATGAATTAGTAGAAAACGGTCAAATTGGGCCCGTTCCTAACATCTCCCTTGTTTATCCAGCAACAAGTAAACCTTTAGATAACCAAGCAGCACTATACTTTAATAGTGTAAGAAATTGGGCTTATCTCGATTTTTCTTGCTTCGGTCGTTATAATACTGTCTTTAAAGATTACCTAAACCAAAAGGAAGTCTCTATTACTTTTGCCGCTGAAGACAAAAACTTAATGGAAAATCATTTTCCTGATTTTATCGCTATGAATTTCTATACAACAATGACTGTAGAAAAACCAACAGATAAAAATAATATGAGCGAAGGCATCAGCGACCAACAAAGCGAAGATATTATGGACTGGGGCTTTTATAAAGGGGTCACCAACCCTTACCTTAAAAAGAACCAATTTAATTGGACAATTGACCCTGAAGGTTTAAAGACTACTTTACAAACTCTTTATGATCGTTACCATTTACCTATTATTATTACAGAAAATGGCTTAGGCGCAAAAGACCAATTAACAGAAGAAGGAAAAATCCATGACCCTTACCGTATAGATTATATAAAGCAACATCTTGAGCAATGTTTAAATGCTATTGAGGCTGGGGTTGATTTATTTGGGTATAGTCCTTGGTCAGCTATTGATTTAATCAGCGTTCATGAAGGTATTAGTAAACGTTATGGTTTTATTTACGCAGACCGTACAGAAAAAGATTTGAAACAACTGAAACGATATAAAAAAGACAGTTTCTTTTGGTATCAAAAACTTATTCAAACCAATGAGATTCCTTTAGAAAGAAGATGA
- a CDS encoding NAD(P)-dependent oxidoreductase gives MKIAVVAANGRAGELITNEAIKRNHEVTAIVRHKNQTEASYVLQKDLYDLTYQDLKSFDIVVDAFGVWDPSDMDLHDSSLMHLADCLSGTNIKLFVVGGAGSLYVDPEHKKQLKDTPDFPEEAKPVAEGMGKALDHLKERGDVQWVYVSPAASFIADGAKTNNYTIADNEYVENKAGESKISYQDYALGFVDAMEAGKYNQVQISIYQNE, from the coding sequence ATGAAAATTGCAGTTGTAGCCGCAAATGGTAGAGCGGGAGAATTAATAACAAATGAAGCTATTAAACGTAACCATGAAGTCACTGCTATTGTACGTCACAAAAATCAAACAGAGGCTTCTTATGTTTTGCAAAAGGATCTTTATGATTTGACATATCAAGATTTAAAATCATTTGATATTGTGGTCGATGCCTTTGGCGTTTGGGATCCGTCAGATATGGATTTACATGATTCTTCATTAATGCATTTAGCAGATTGCCTAAGTGGTACAAATATAAAACTATTTGTTGTTGGCGGGGCAGGTAGTTTATATGTCGATCCTGAACATAAAAAACAATTAAAAGATACTCCTGACTTTCCAGAAGAAGCAAAACCTGTGGCTGAAGGAATGGGAAAAGCGTTGGATCATTTGAAAGAACGTGGAGATGTACAATGGGTATATGTTAGTCCTGCAGCAAGTTTTATAGCTGATGGAGCAAAGACTAATAATTATACCATTGCAGATAATGAGTACGTAGAAAACAAAGCAGGAGAAAGTAAAATTAGCTATCAAGATTATGCGCTTGGTTTTGTAGATGCTATGGAAGCAGGCAAGTATAATCAAGTACAAATATCCATTTATCAAAACGAATAA
- a CDS encoding YbaB/EbfC family nucleoid-associated protein: protein MMKGMGNMQGMMKQVQKMQKDMEKEQEELNNKEFIGKAANDYVQVTATGDRTIKDVQIKEEVIDPEDPEMLQDLVVTAVNDCLGNIEKETKETMGKYTKNIPGM, encoded by the coding sequence ATTATGAAAGGCATGGGAAACATGCAAGGCATGATGAAGCAAGTACAAAAAATGCAAAAAGACATGGAAAAGGAACAAGAAGAATTAAATAATAAAGAATTTATCGGAAAAGCAGCTAACGATTATGTGCAAGTAACTGCAACTGGCGATCGTACAATTAAAGATGTACAAATTAAAGAAGAAGTGATTGATCCAGAAGATCCAGAAATGCTACAAGACCTTGTCGTTACAGCTGTTAATGATTGCTTAGGAAATATTGAAAAAGAAACAAAAGAAACAATGGGAAAATACACTAAAAATATCCCAGGAATGTAA
- a CDS encoding cyclic-di-AMP receptor, whose translation MKLVLAIVQDKDSNRLANEFIEANIRATKLSSTGGFLKAGNSTFIIGVEDERVEKTLDLIKKNCQSRKQYVSTSPMTLNVSLEGQVPYPVEVEVGGATVFVLPIEKFQQY comes from the coding sequence ATGAAATTAGTGTTAGCTATTGTTCAAGATAAAGACAGTAACCGTTTAGCCAATGAGTTTATTGAAGCCAATATTCGTGCAACGAAATTGTCATCTACGGGTGGATTTTTGAAGGCAGGAAATAGCACCTTTATTATCGGTGTAGAAGATGAAAGAGTAGAAAAAACATTGGACTTGATTAAGAAAAATTGTCAATCAAGAAAACAATATGTGTCTACTTCGCCGATGACGTTAAATGTCTCTTTGGAAGGACAGGTTCCTTATCCAGTAGAGGTTGAAGTAGGCGGGGCTACAGTATTTGTTTTGCCGATCGAAAAATTTCAACAGTACTAA
- a CDS encoding PTS transporter subunit EIIC: MNVVFNFLENRLMPPLNRLANLRVIQAIMQAGVVTVPFTIVGSIFLIINNLPDIIPPLAPFFEQTILKLSPLYSVVTTMSIDSIAIFYALATAFYLTESYRQESEKQMSSFVGAILGLFAFLLTIIQVDIQNGQAQLLQNSAEDSIIYNGVALDSWVTRFSGVGIFIAIITSILAVQIYRFCMVKNVTIHMPEGVPDGVSKAFASLIPAIFIAITMVIINGILAFFHTDLHAILTEPFEFVKGLTGSWLGIVVIMLLIHLLWVVGVHGTAIIKNSFINPILLVALTENINGANNIFAGDFVNMYIFLGGAGSTLGLVLLMVFNAKSDQLKVLGRAAILPGLFNINEPVIFGAPIVYNPYLMIPFILAPIVNVTISYFAASVGLVNKIISGIPWISPVGTGAFLGTGGDFRGVFIAIINLAISILIYYPFFKMYDNKLYSQQK; this comes from the coding sequence ATGAATGTCGTATTTAATTTTCTAGAAAACCGGCTTATGCCTCCTTTAAATCGACTCGCAAATCTACGAGTTATACAAGCAATTATGCAGGCTGGGGTGGTAACTGTTCCTTTTACGATTGTAGGATCGATTTTTTTAATTATTAATAATTTACCAGATATTATCCCTCCGCTAGCGCCTTTTTTTGAGCAAACAATACTAAAGCTTTCTCCGCTTTATAGTGTAGTAACAACCATGTCCATTGACTCCATCGCTATATTCTATGCTTTAGCGACTGCCTTTTACTTAACGGAAAGTTACCGACAAGAATCCGAGAAACAAATGAGTAGTTTTGTTGGCGCAATTTTGGGGTTATTTGCTTTTTTGCTAACCATCATTCAAGTGGATATACAAAATGGCCAAGCACAACTACTACAAAATAGTGCAGAAGATTCTATTATCTATAACGGAGTAGCGCTAGATAGCTGGGTCACCCGTTTTAGTGGCGTCGGTATTTTCATTGCCATTATAACATCGATTTTAGCTGTACAAATTTATCGGTTTTGTATGGTGAAAAACGTGACAATTCATATGCCCGAAGGTGTTCCTGATGGCGTTAGTAAAGCATTTGCTTCTTTAATCCCAGCCATTTTTATTGCAATTACGATGGTCATTATCAATGGGATCTTAGCTTTTTTCCATACAGATTTACATGCTATCTTAACGGAGCCTTTCGAATTCGTAAAAGGACTAACAGGTTCTTGGCTAGGAATTGTCGTTATCATGCTCCTTATTCATCTATTATGGGTGGTTGGTGTGCATGGTACTGCCATTATAAAAAATAGTTTTATCAACCCTATTTTACTGGTAGCCTTGACTGAAAATATTAATGGTGCCAACAATATTTTTGCTGGGGACTTTGTTAACATGTATATTTTCCTTGGAGGAGCTGGCAGCACATTAGGACTTGTTTTATTAATGGTCTTTAATGCAAAATCTGACCAATTAAAAGTATTAGGAAGAGCCGCTATTTTACCAGGACTTTTTAATATTAACGAACCTGTCATTTTCGGCGCACCTATTGTCTATAACCCATACCTAATGATCCCGTTTATATTAGCTCCTATTGTTAATGTAACAATCTCTTACTTTGCTGCTTCAGTCGGCTTAGTTAATAAAATTATCTCTGGAATCCCTTGGATTTCCCCAGTAGGTACGGGGGCCTTTTTAGGAACTGGAGGAGATTTTCGCGGCGTATTCATCGCAATCATCAACCTAGCTATATCGATTCTCATTTATTATCCGTTCTTTAAAATGTATGATAATAAATTATATAGTCAACAAAAATAA
- the rplL gene encoding 50S ribosomal protein L7/L12 — protein MALNVENIVEELKGATILELNDLVKAIEDEFGVSASAPVAAAAPSEGEEAEEQTEFTVELSDVGDQKVKVIKAIREATGLGLKEAKAVADGAPAPVKENVSKDEADSLKSALEDAGASVELK, from the coding sequence ATGGCATTAAATGTTGAAAACATTGTCGAAGAATTAAAAGGTGCGACAATTTTAGAATTAAATGATTTAGTTAAAGCTATTGAAGATGAATTTGGTGTATCTGCTTCAGCACCAGTTGCTGCTGCAGCTCCAAGCGAAGGCGAAGAAGCTGAAGAACAAACTGAATTCACAGTAGAACTTAGTGACGTTGGCGACCAAAAAGTCAAAGTCATCAAAGCTATCCGTGAAGCAACTGGCTTAGGTTTGAAAGAAGCAAAAGCTGTTGCTGATGGTGCTCCTGCTCCAGTTAAAGAAAATGTATCTAAAGATGAAGCTGATAGTTTGAAATCTGCTTTAGAGGATGCTGGCGCTAGCGTAGAATTGAAGTAA
- the holB gene encoding DNA polymerase III subunit delta': MGEENFLAQSQPLVYEQMKRNVEHEHLAHAYIFEGDNGGGKHEMALWLAKRLLCLNVIENNPCEQCLNCTRINEGEHPNVQLIAPEGQWIKVHQIRQLQAELSKSSFEKGMQIFIVEQADKMNPSAANSLLKLLEEPVGNSVAILETNVLGKVLPTIQSRCQIIHFPPLAKEQLIKRLEEKQLPANEAKLIANLTGSYDKAVEISEDEWFNETREIVTTWFDYLQKEDPQAFIFVQKKIVAQAKEKEQQQMILSILLVYFQSERDRDLASKEKTKQINHILELILQAQQKLTANVAFQGVAEQLVLRIIGNMFTKN, from the coding sequence ATGGGAGAAGAAAATTTTTTAGCCCAAAGTCAGCCTCTTGTTTATGAGCAGATGAAAAGAAATGTAGAGCATGAGCATTTGGCTCATGCTTATATTTTTGAAGGCGATAATGGAGGCGGTAAACATGAGATGGCTTTGTGGTTAGCCAAACGTTTATTATGTTTAAACGTCATAGAAAATAACCCATGTGAACAATGTTTGAACTGTACTCGGATTAACGAAGGAGAACATCCCAATGTTCAATTGATTGCACCAGAAGGCCAATGGATAAAAGTTCATCAAATTCGCCAACTCCAAGCAGAGCTTTCTAAGAGTAGTTTTGAAAAAGGAATGCAAATTTTCATTGTGGAACAAGCTGATAAAATGAATCCAAGCGCAGCTAATAGCCTATTAAAACTATTAGAAGAGCCTGTTGGAAATTCTGTAGCTATTTTGGAAACCAATGTTTTAGGCAAAGTATTGCCCACTATCCAATCACGCTGTCAGATTATTCATTTTCCGCCTTTAGCAAAAGAACAATTAATAAAACGTTTAGAAGAAAAACAACTACCGGCCAATGAAGCAAAATTGATTGCTAACCTAACGGGCAGCTATGATAAAGCAGTTGAAATCTCTGAAGATGAATGGTTTAATGAAACTAGAGAAATTGTAACTACATGGTTTGATTATTTGCAAAAAGAAGATCCGCAAGCATTTATTTTTGTACAAAAAAAGATTGTTGCTCAAGCAAAAGAAAAAGAACAACAACAAATGATTCTTTCTATACTTCTTGTATATTTTCAAAGTGAACGAGATCGAGATTTAGCAAGTAAAGAAAAAACGAAACAGATCAACCATATACTTGAACTGATTTTGCAAGCGCAGCAAAAGTTAACTGCAAATGTGGCTTTTCAAGGGGTAGCTGAACAATTAGTATTGCGAATCATTGGGAACATGTTTACGAAGAATTAA
- the rplK gene encoding 50S ribosomal protein L11, whose protein sequence is MAKKVENIVKLQIPAGKATPAPPVGPALGQAGINIMGFTKEFNARTADQAGMIIPVVITVYEDRSFTFVTKTPPAPVLLKSAANLDKGSGEPNKNKVAKVTSDQIREIAETKMEDLNAADVESAMRMVEGTARSMGISIEG, encoded by the coding sequence GTGGCAAAAAAAGTTGAAAATATTGTCAAATTACAAATCCCTGCAGGTAAAGCAACGCCAGCTCCACCCGTAGGTCCAGCTTTAGGACAAGCAGGTATTAATATTATGGGATTTACCAAGGAATTTAATGCTCGCACAGCTGATCAAGCGGGTATGATTATCCCTGTGGTAATTACTGTATATGAAGACCGCTCATTTACTTTTGTTACTAAAACACCACCTGCTCCTGTATTGCTAAAATCAGCTGCGAACTTGGATAAAGGTTCAGGCGAACCTAATAAAAATAAAGTAGCTAAAGTAACAAGCGATCAAATCAGAGAAATCGCTGAAACAAAAATGGAAGACCTAAACGCAGCTGACGTTGAATCTGCTATGCGCATGGTTGAAGGAACTGCACGAAGCATGGGGATTTCCATCGAAGGATAA
- the rplJ gene encoding 50S ribosomal protein L10: MSEAAIAKKAQIVTEVAQQFNAAESVVFVDYRGLTVDEDTRLRKQLRDENVEMHVIKNSILVRAAQEAGLEGLEEVFVGPTAVAFSNDDVVAPAKIINDFSKEASALEIKGGVIEDRVATLDEVVALAKLPNRDGLLSMLLSVLQAPVRNVAYGLNAVIEKNDEDAA, encoded by the coding sequence ATGAGTGAAGCAGCTATTGCAAAGAAAGCACAAATCGTTACGGAAGTAGCCCAACAATTCAATGCAGCTGAATCAGTTGTGTTTGTTGACTACCGAGGATTAACGGTGGATGAAGACACTCGTTTACGTAAACAATTACGTGATGAAAATGTTGAAATGCATGTAATCAAAAATTCGATCCTTGTTCGAGCAGCACAAGAAGCTGGTTTAGAAGGTTTAGAAGAAGTTTTTGTAGGCCCTACAGCTGTTGCCTTTAGTAATGATGATGTGGTTGCTCCGGCAAAAATCATTAATGATTTTTCAAAAGAAGCAAGCGCACTAGAAATTAAAGGTGGCGTAATTGAAGATAGAGTTGCTACATTGGACGAAGTCGTAGCTTTGGCAAAACTACCAAATCGCGATGGACTATTGTCTATGTTGCTATCTGTACTACAAGCCCCTGTACGAAACGTGGCTTACGGACTTAATGCAGTTATTGAAAAAAATGACGAAGATGCTGCTTAA
- a CDS encoding DNA replication initiation control protein YabA, with the protein MDKRSLYDGLNEFEADLQKLSENLVEMKGSLQELVEKNTTLELENQRLRERIHELSRQNSAHSEKDKQELSQSRMNLEKIYEEGFHVCYDLYGSRREHDEPCAFCLEVIYRDSGK; encoded by the coding sequence ATGGATAAACGTTCTTTATACGATGGGTTGAACGAATTTGAAGCGGATTTACAAAAATTATCGGAAAATTTAGTAGAGATGAAAGGTTCTTTACAAGAATTAGTTGAAAAAAATACAACTTTGGAATTAGAAAATCAACGTTTGAGAGAGCGAATTCATGAATTAAGTCGACAAAATTCCGCTCATTCAGAAAAAGATAAGCAGGAACTTTCGCAATCACGAATGAATCTTGAAAAAATTTATGAAGAAGGCTTTCATGTTTGCTATGATTTGTATGGTTCTAGGCGCGAACATGATGAGCCTTGTGCTTTTTGTTTGGAAGTTATTTATCGAGATAGTGGAAAATAA
- the tmk gene encoding dTMP kinase, producing the protein MAGLFITIEGPDGAGKTSVVNELYPRLQLASDKEVIKTREPGGGKIAEKIRALILDPLYEEMDARTEALLYAAARRQHLTDVIVPALHEEKIVLCDRFVDSSVAYQGAGRRIGEKEVAQVNQFATEGLTPDFTLYLDVDSDTGLNRIQRSRGYQVDRLELEGLEFHQRVRHAYLKIAEQESARVHKIDARTDLQDVVEQCFAALVAAYPNYFKEMVE; encoded by the coding sequence GTGGCTGGACTATTCATAACGATTGAAGGACCGGATGGAGCAGGGAAGACAAGTGTAGTTAACGAATTATATCCACGTTTACAACTTGCTTCAGATAAAGAAGTCATTAAAACAAGAGAACCTGGTGGAGGGAAAATAGCAGAAAAAATCCGTGCACTTATCTTAGATCCACTTTATGAAGAAATGGATGCTCGTACCGAAGCACTGCTTTATGCAGCAGCGCGCAGACAACATCTAACCGATGTCATTGTACCTGCCTTACATGAAGAAAAAATTGTTTTATGTGATCGTTTCGTGGATAGCTCGGTGGCTTACCAAGGAGCTGGACGACGTATTGGAGAAAAAGAGGTTGCACAAGTCAATCAATTTGCTACCGAAGGGTTAACCCCAGATTTTACTCTTTATTTAGATGTCGATTCAGATACAGGCTTAAATAGAATTCAACGTTCTCGAGGGTACCAAGTTGACCGATTAGAGCTAGAAGGGTTAGAATTTCATCAAAGGGTGCGACACGCTTATTTAAAAATTGCTGAGCAAGAATCTGCTCGGGTACATAAAATCGACGCAAGAACAGATTTGCAAGATGTGGTTGAGCAATGTTTTGCAGCACTTGTAGCAGCTTATCCAAATTATTTTAAGGAGATGGTAGAATGA
- the dnaX gene encoding DNA polymerase III subunit gamma/tau — protein sequence MVYQALYRVWRSQRFDDVIGQQAITQTLKNAIMQNQISHAYLFTGPRGTGKTSAAKILAKAVNCPNSKDGEPCNECEICRSITEGTQEDVIEIDAASNNGVEEIRLIRERANYAPTQAQYKVYIIDEVHMLSTGAFNALLKTLEEPKKNVIFILATTEPHKIPATIISRTQRFDFKRIATSDIVEHLAYVLEKSNIEFSEEALNVIAQAAEGGMRDGLSILDQAISFSNGAITLEDALEVTGSLTYDMMDRFIVACKQEEPATCLELLDEMLTSGKEPRRLLENLLVYCRDLLIYQKAPQLLTEKAQHFTETFKQSAEGIAAEQIYAWIDILNEAQNEIRFSTNPRVYLEVAVVKLAGKVSSEKVSTDSQTVADSQEVAQLKEQITDLQKEIAQLKEQIGQPQTQVQPAQNKEKKATNTHYRLPKKRVFKVLKEATKKELTSVKEIWEDLLASLSVTQKAMLRASQPKAASPNGLVIAFDYEIICKKAANDQEFIAAVQNSISRMISGYKPDLVYITDESWPLLRQEFLSGQEEIADESEFTENEEENEETEAKEEGLVVSKAQDLFGELTTVKED from the coding sequence ATGGTTTATCAAGCACTTTACCGAGTGTGGCGTTCCCAACGATTTGATGATGTTATTGGTCAGCAAGCTATTACGCAAACTTTGAAAAACGCGATCATGCAAAATCAAATTTCTCATGCTTATTTATTTACGGGACCACGAGGTACAGGAAAGACCAGTGCCGCAAAAATTCTTGCTAAAGCTGTAAATTGTCCGAACAGCAAAGACGGGGAACCTTGCAATGAATGTGAAATATGTCGTTCGATTACAGAAGGAACTCAAGAAGATGTTATTGAAATTGATGCTGCTAGTAATAACGGTGTAGAAGAGATCCGCCTCATTCGCGAACGAGCAAATTATGCTCCTACTCAAGCTCAATATAAGGTTTATATTATTGATGAAGTTCATATGTTATCTACAGGAGCTTTCAATGCCTTATTAAAGACGCTAGAAGAGCCTAAAAAAAATGTAATTTTTATTTTAGCTACAACAGAACCGCATAAAATTCCAGCGACAATTATTTCTAGAACGCAGCGTTTTGATTTTAAACGAATTGCTACAAGTGACATTGTTGAACATTTAGCTTATGTTTTAGAAAAAAGCAACATTGAGTTTTCAGAAGAAGCTTTAAATGTGATTGCACAAGCTGCTGAAGGTGGAATGCGCGACGGATTAAGTATTTTAGATCAAGCTATCTCTTTTAGTAACGGGGCAATTACCTTAGAAGATGCGCTAGAAGTCACGGGTAGTTTAACTTATGATATGATGGATCGTTTTATTGTGGCTTGTAAGCAAGAAGAACCTGCCACGTGTTTGGAACTATTAGACGAAATGTTGACTTCAGGCAAAGAGCCAAGACGGTTGTTAGAAAATTTATTAGTCTATTGTCGTGATTTATTGATCTATCAAAAAGCACCGCAGCTACTCACTGAAAAAGCTCAGCATTTTACAGAGACATTTAAACAATCTGCTGAAGGTATTGCTGCTGAGCAAATATATGCTTGGATAGATATTTTAAATGAAGCTCAAAATGAAATACGTTTTTCGACTAACCCTAGAGTTTATCTAGAAGTTGCTGTGGTAAAATTAGCAGGTAAAGTTTCATCTGAAAAAGTATCAACAGATAGTCAAACTGTAGCTGATAGTCAAGAAGTAGCCCAGCTAAAAGAGCAAATAACTGATTTACAAAAAGAAATAGCTCAGCTAAAAGAACAAATCGGACAGCCGCAAACACAGGTACAGCCAGCTCAAAACAAAGAAAAAAAGGCGACAAATACGCATTATCGTTTGCCAAAGAAACGTGTATTTAAGGTCTTAAAAGAAGCAACTAAAAAAGAACTGACAAGTGTTAAAGAAATTTGGGAAGATCTTTTAGCTAGTTTAAGTGTTACACAAAAGGCGATGCTAAGAGCAAGTCAGCCTAAAGCAGCGAGTCCTAATGGTTTGGTCATTGCTTTTGACTATGAAATTATTTGTAAAAAAGCAGCGAATGATCAAGAATTTATTGCAGCTGTACAAAATAGCATTAGTCGGATGATTTCTGGCTATAAACCGGACTTGGTTTATATTACAGATGAAAGCTGGCCGCTTTTAAGACAAGAGTTTTTATCTGGACAAGAAGAAATTGCTGACGAAAGCGAATTTACTGAAAATGAAGAAGAAAACGAAGAGACTGAAGCAAAAGAGGAAGGCTTAGTCGTTTCTAAAGCGCAAGATTTATTTGGTGAATTAACAACAGTTAAAGAAGATTAA
- the recR gene encoding recombination mediator RecR, with amino-acid sequence MQYPEPIARLIASYMNLPGIGQKTATRLAFYTIDMKDETVNDFAKSLLSVKRDLTYCSVCGNITEDDPCEICADTTRDRSVILVVEEPKDVMALEKMKEYQGLYHVLHGVLSPTEGTGPEDINIPSLIKRLENDEAKEVIIATNASTEGEATAMYLSRLIKPAGIKVTRLAHGLSVGSDIEYADEITLSKAVEGRTEI; translated from the coding sequence GTGCAGTATCCAGAACCAATTGCTCGTTTGATAGCAAGTTATATGAACTTACCTGGTATTGGCCAAAAAACAGCCACACGATTAGCTTTTTACACAATTGATATGAAAGATGAGACGGTAAACGATTTTGCAAAGTCACTGTTAAGCGTTAAAAGAGATCTGACATATTGCAGTGTTTGCGGAAATATCACTGAAGATGATCCTTGTGAGATATGTGCAGATACCACACGAGATCGTTCAGTTATCTTAGTTGTAGAAGAACCTAAGGACGTGATGGCCCTAGAAAAAATGAAAGAGTATCAAGGATTGTATCATGTCTTGCATGGCGTTCTTTCTCCTACAGAAGGCACTGGACCAGAAGATATTAATATTCCTAGCTTAATTAAACGTTTAGAAAATGATGAAGCTAAAGAAGTTATCATTGCAACCAATGCTTCTACAGAAGGTGAAGCTACCGCGATGTATCTTTCTCGTTTAATTAAGCCGGCAGGCATTAAAGTTACACGCTTAGCTCATGGTTTGTCTGTTGGCAGTGATATTGAGTATGCCGATGAAATTACTTTATCAAAAGCAGTAGAAGGCAGAACAGAAATATGA